A stretch of the Ensifer sp. PDNC004 genome encodes the following:
- a CDS encoding amino acid ABC transporter substrate-binding protein codes for MKLGVKLGVLALASAAFLAGTAANAGMLDVIKERGELRCGVSQGVLGFSAPNDKGEWTGFDIDFCRAVAAAALGNPDKVKYVPLSTKERFTALQSGEADLLSRQTTWTLSRDTDLGMSFVGVNYYDGQAFMVRNDLGVKSVKELSGASVCTETGTTTEQNMADYFGANNIQYQVVAFEKADQTIQAFNTARCDVYSTDASALYAQRLTLNDPDRFVVLPEVISKEPLGPAVRQGDDQWFKIVRWTLFALTEAEELGITKDNAAKLIESGTTAQKRFLGIENEAGKSLGLDPKWAYQVVSAVGNYGEVFERHLGKDSPLKIDRGLNKLWSQGGLMYAPPAR; via the coding sequence ATGAAACTTGGAGTGAAACTTGGAGTTCTGGCTCTGGCGAGCGCGGCGTTTCTTGCCGGCACCGCCGCCAACGCCGGCATGCTCGACGTCATCAAGGAACGCGGCGAGCTTCGCTGCGGCGTCAGCCAGGGCGTGCTCGGCTTTTCCGCACCCAACGACAAGGGCGAATGGACCGGCTTCGACATCGATTTCTGCCGCGCGGTGGCTGCCGCAGCGCTCGGCAATCCCGACAAGGTGAAATACGTGCCGCTCTCGACCAAGGAGCGCTTCACCGCATTGCAGTCCGGCGAGGCCGACCTGCTTTCGCGCCAGACCACCTGGACGCTGTCGCGCGACACCGATCTCGGCATGAGCTTCGTCGGCGTCAACTACTATGACGGCCAGGCCTTCATGGTGCGCAACGACCTCGGCGTGAAGAGCGTCAAGGAACTCTCCGGCGCCTCCGTCTGCACCGAGACCGGCACGACGACCGAGCAGAACATGGCCGACTATTTCGGCGCCAACAACATCCAGTACCAGGTCGTCGCCTTCGAGAAGGCCGACCAGACGATCCAGGCTTTCAACACCGCGCGCTGCGACGTCTACTCGACCGACGCTTCGGCGCTTTATGCCCAGCGCCTGACGCTGAACGACCCCGATCGTTTCGTCGTTCTGCCGGAAGTCATCTCCAAGGAGCCGCTTGGCCCGGCCGTCCGCCAGGGCGACGATCAGTGGTTCAAGATCGTGCGCTGGACGCTGTTCGCACTGACCGAAGCGGAAGAACTCGGCATCACCAAGGACAATGCCGCCAAGCTGATCGAAAGCGGCACGACCGCCCAGAAGCGCTTCCTCGGCATCGAGAACGAAGCGGGCAAGTCGCTCGGCCTCGATCCGAAGTGGGCCTACCAGGTGGTTTCTGCCGTCGGCAACTATGGCGAAGTCTTCGAACGCCACCTCGGCAAGGACAGCCCGCTGAAGATCGATCGCGGTCTCAACAAACTCTGGAGCCAGGGCGGCCTGATGTACGCCCCGCCGGCACGCTGA
- a CDS encoding aminotransferase class III-fold pyridoxal phosphate-dependent enzyme: MNDMLKTTPDFSTEAAAALLKEHYGLSGTLSLLASERDQNVKVEAEDGSISILKIVNGAEPEVESDFQTALLSHVGTHAADLPVPHIRPTLSGASLASTTSAGGVTHRLRLVSWVEGLPLAETGRSEAALQSLGQMLGRFDASLKGFMHPGALRDLDWDIRHSGRSADRLHHVASAEDRALLERFLVRFEKSVAPHLATLRAAVIHNDANDWNVLVDKVDHDTISGLIDFGDALHAPVIAEVAIAAAYAGLDHPDPIGAAAAIARGFHGEYPLAEEEIDLLFDLIAMRLVTSVTISASRRAHTEDNPYLAISERPAWTLLRKLDRMNPRFATAILRHACGFEASPGARAVAAWIRENRKTLKPLLARPAATYPAALVPYGDPQHPMTVKSAAEQPNEAQAIWEDYCRTHGVELGIGPFGEERTVYAGEMFVSRFIDHTRRTRHLGLDLFMAAGTRLYTPLAATVVSVEIEKDALGYGCLIALRHEPEGCPPFVTLWGHMAHEAMGRIKAGDRLEAGALVGEMGAPKENGGWAPHLHLQLSADTSLTATEILGVGEPQFLDVWAELFPDARTFAGIAEEFYEKKGRSHEEIVKRRKELLLPNLSISYDKPIKFVRGEGVWLIDDSGRAYLDCFNNVCHIGHAHPAVVEAMAKQAAILNTNTRYLHDNIVAYAERLTATLPKELTVAGFVNSGSEANSLALRLMRAHTGRENAITLDWSYHGTTQELIDISPYKFRRKGGKGPKPHVHVATIPDSYHAPADWPAEEHGKRFAESVAELIQAMQAKGEGPGFFIAESIPSVAGQVFLPEGYLKEVYRLVREAGGVCIADEVQVGFGRIGSHWWAFETQGVVPDIVTMGKPIGDGHPLAAVVTTREMTDSFNNGMEYFNTFGGNPVSCAVGLAVLDVIEGQDLRGNALSVGNYLIDAFRAMATRYDVIGDVRGMGLFLGIELVTDRKTKAPATEFARAVSNGARRRGVLMGTEGPHDNILKMRPPMIFSKRDADHLLAVLEETFADVARTLG, encoded by the coding sequence ATGAACGATATGCTGAAGACCACGCCCGACTTTTCGACCGAAGCGGCAGCCGCCTTGCTGAAGGAGCATTACGGCCTCTCCGGCACGCTCTCGCTGCTCGCCAGCGAACGCGACCAGAACGTCAAGGTCGAGGCTGAGGACGGCAGCATCTCCATTCTGAAGATCGTCAACGGCGCCGAGCCCGAGGTCGAAAGCGATTTCCAGACCGCACTGCTCAGCCACGTCGGCACCCATGCCGCCGACCTGCCGGTGCCGCATATCCGGCCGACGCTGTCGGGCGCGAGCCTTGCTTCGACCACCAGTGCGGGCGGCGTCACCCACCGCCTGCGGCTCGTCAGCTGGGTCGAGGGCCTGCCGCTTGCCGAAACCGGACGCAGCGAGGCGGCGCTCCAGTCGCTTGGGCAGATGCTCGGCCGCTTCGACGCCTCGCTCAAGGGCTTCATGCATCCGGGCGCGCTGCGCGATCTCGACTGGGACATCCGCCACTCCGGCCGCTCGGCTGACCGGCTGCATCACGTCGCTTCCGCCGAAGACCGCGCGCTGCTCGAACGCTTCCTTGTCCGCTTCGAAAAGTCCGTGGCGCCACACCTTGCGACCCTTCGTGCCGCCGTCATTCACAACGACGCCAACGACTGGAATGTGCTGGTCGATAAAGTCGACCACGACACCATTTCCGGCCTGATCGATTTCGGCGACGCGCTGCATGCGCCGGTGATCGCCGAAGTGGCGATCGCCGCTGCCTATGCCGGGCTCGACCATCCCGATCCGATCGGCGCTGCCGCTGCCATCGCCCGCGGCTTCCATGGCGAATATCCGCTGGCGGAAGAAGAGATCGACCTGCTCTTCGATCTCATCGCCATGCGCCTCGTCACGTCGGTGACGATCTCGGCGTCCCGCCGCGCCCACACCGAGGACAATCCCTATCTGGCAATCAGCGAACGCCCTGCCTGGACGCTGCTGCGCAAGCTCGACCGGATGAACCCGCGTTTCGCGACCGCCATCCTGCGGCATGCCTGCGGCTTCGAGGCAAGCCCGGGCGCGCGTGCCGTTGCCGCCTGGATCCGCGAGAACCGCAAGACGCTGAAGCCGCTGCTCGCACGTCCGGCCGCCACCTACCCGGCAGCGCTCGTTCCCTATGGCGACCCGCAGCATCCGATGACCGTGAAGTCGGCAGCCGAACAACCGAATGAAGCCCAGGCGATCTGGGAAGACTATTGCCGCACGCACGGCGTCGAACTCGGCATCGGCCCCTTTGGCGAAGAACGCACAGTCTATGCCGGCGAGATGTTCGTCTCGCGCTTCATCGACCACACCCGCCGCACCCGCCATCTTGGGCTCGACCTGTTCATGGCCGCCGGCACCAGGCTCTACACCCCGCTTGCCGCCACCGTCGTCAGCGTCGAAATCGAGAAAGATGCGCTCGGCTACGGCTGCCTGATAGCACTTCGCCACGAGCCCGAGGGCTGCCCGCCCTTCGTCACGCTCTGGGGTCATATGGCGCACGAAGCGATGGGACGCATCAAGGCCGGCGACCGGCTGGAGGCCGGCGCGCTGGTTGGCGAGATGGGCGCCCCGAAGGAAAACGGCGGCTGGGCGCCGCATCTGCACCTGCAGCTTTCCGCCGATACCAGCCTGACGGCGACCGAGATCCTCGGGGTCGGCGAACCGCAGTTTCTCGATGTCTGGGCCGAACTCTTCCCGGATGCGCGCACCTTTGCCGGCATTGCCGAGGAATTCTATGAAAAGAAGGGCCGCTCGCACGAGGAGATCGTCAAGCGCCGCAAGGAACTGCTCCTGCCGAACCTCTCGATCTCCTACGACAAACCGATCAAGTTCGTGCGCGGCGAAGGCGTCTGGCTGATCGACGACAGCGGCCGCGCCTATCTCGATTGCTTCAACAATGTCTGCCACATCGGCCACGCCCATCCGGCTGTCGTCGAGGCGATGGCCAAGCAGGCAGCGATCCTCAACACCAACACTCGCTACCTGCACGACAACATCGTCGCCTATGCCGAGCGGCTGACGGCGACGCTGCCAAAGGAATTGACGGTCGCCGGTTTCGTCAACAGCGGTTCGGAAGCCAACAGCCTGGCGCTCAGGCTGATGCGTGCCCATACCGGCCGCGAAAACGCGATTACGCTCGACTGGTCCTATCACGGTACGACCCAGGAGCTGATCGACATCAGCCCCTACAAGTTCCGCCGCAAGGGCGGCAAGGGTCCGAAGCCGCATGTGCATGTGGCGACCATTCCCGACAGCTACCATGCGCCGGCGGACTGGCCGGCCGAGGAACACGGTAAGCGCTTCGCCGAAAGCGTCGCCGAGCTGATCCAGGCGATGCAGGCCAAGGGCGAAGGCCCGGGCTTCTTCATCGCGGAGTCGATCCCGAGCGTCGCCGGCCAGGTGTTCCTGCCGGAAGGCTACCTGAAGGAAGTCTATCGCCTGGTGCGGGAAGCCGGCGGCGTGTGCATCGCCGACGAGGTGCAGGTCGGCTTCGGCCGCATCGGCAGCCATTGGTGGGCCTTCGAGACGCAAGGCGTCGTGCCTGACATCGTCACCATGGGCAAGCCGATCGGCGACGGCCATCCGCTTGCAGCCGTCGTTACCACCCGCGAGATGACCGACAGCTTCAACAACGGCATGGAGTACTTCAACACCTTCGGCGGCAACCCGGTGTCCTGCGCCGTCGGTCTCGCCGTACTCGACGTGATCGAGGGACAGGACCTGCGCGGCAATGCGCTTTCGGTCGGCAACTACCTGATCGATGCCTTCCGCGCGATGGCCACCCGCTACGACGTCATCGGCGACGTGCGCGGCATGGGTCTGTTCCTCGGCATCGAACTCGTGACCGATCGCAAGACCAAGGCGCCGGCAACCGAATTCGCCCGCGCGGTCTCCAACGGCGCCCGCCGCCGCGGCGTGCTGATGGGCACCGAAGGTCCGCATGACAACATCTTGAAAATGCGCCCGCCGATGATCTTCTCGAAACGCGATGCCGATCACCTGCTCGCCGTGCTCGAAGAGACCTTCGCGGACGTCGCAAGGACGCTCGGCTAA
- a CDS encoding Lrp/AsnC family transcriptional regulator, which yields MQDIDAIDRTILSILSQEARIPMKSLAGRIGLSRSATTERVTRLEKAGVIRGYRADIGQLDEGTIQAFLLVTLKRTPSIGVLDRLAGFSTVRKVSSVSGQLDLVVEVEVGSINALNELRNEVATMDNVEDLTTSIVLRRDIERS from the coding sequence ATGCAGGACATCGACGCGATCGACCGCACCATCCTCAGCATCCTGTCGCAGGAGGCTCGGATCCCAATGAAGTCGCTGGCAGGCCGGATAGGGCTCTCCCGAAGTGCGACCACCGAGCGGGTCACGCGACTGGAAAAGGCCGGCGTCATTCGCGGCTATCGCGCCGATATCGGCCAACTGGACGAGGGCACGATCCAGGCTTTTCTGCTGGTGACCCTGAAGCGCACGCCATCGATCGGCGTGCTCGACCGGCTCGCCGGTTTCTCCACCGTGCGCAAGGTGTCCTCCGTCAGCGGCCAGCTGGATCTCGTCGTCGAGGTCGAGGTTGGCTCGATCAATGCGCTCAACGAGCTGCGCAATGAAGTGGCGACGATGGACAATGTCGAGGACCTGACGACGTCCATCGTGCTGAGAAGAGATATCGAGCGGAGCTGA
- a CDS encoding AraC family transcriptional regulator, with the protein MTATRQTARPEMIDVIARFAKTDGDHMTQIAGLSLHRHGGDAPVNCSAYRPSLAIIVQGAKRVVLGEETLIYGASDYLLTSIDLPVLSQVCQASAEEPYLSMAFTLDPGKIQALLASLSQLPAPAASVRGMSVSKITAELEDAALRLLRLLERPDDIPALLPLIEQEILYRLLTGPHGHRLRQMATTDSQPHQVGRAVAWLKEHYSRPLRIDDLASRVSMSVSSLHHHFKAITAMSPLQYQKQLRLQEARRLMLEESLDAGDAGHQVGYESQSQFSREYARHFGEPPMRDIGRVRRSLLERLAPQAEMLSEG; encoded by the coding sequence ATGACAGCCACGCGACAGACTGCCCGTCCCGAGATGATCGACGTCATTGCCCGGTTTGCCAAAACCGACGGTGATCACATGACGCAGATTGCCGGCCTGAGCCTGCACCGCCACGGCGGCGACGCCCCGGTCAACTGCTCCGCCTACAGGCCGAGTTTGGCGATCATCGTGCAAGGGGCCAAGCGCGTGGTGCTCGGCGAAGAGACGCTGATCTACGGCGCCTCGGATTATCTGCTGACGTCGATCGACCTGCCGGTTCTGTCCCAGGTCTGCCAGGCCTCCGCAGAAGAACCCTACCTCAGCATGGCCTTCACGCTCGATCCGGGTAAGATCCAGGCGCTGCTTGCGTCCCTGTCGCAGCTGCCGGCACCCGCCGCCTCCGTGCGCGGCATGAGCGTCAGCAAGATCACTGCCGAACTCGAAGACGCGGCCCTTCGGCTCTTGCGCCTGCTCGAACGGCCGGACGATATCCCAGCACTCCTGCCCCTGATCGAACAGGAGATCCTGTATCGGCTTTTGACCGGCCCGCATGGCCACCGGCTCAGGCAGATGGCGACGACCGACAGCCAGCCGCATCAGGTCGGCCGCGCCGTCGCCTGGCTGAAGGAACACTACTCGCGGCCCTTGCGCATCGACGACCTCGCCAGCCGCGTGTCGATGAGCGTCTCGTCGCTGCATCATCACTTCAAGGCGATCACCGCCATGAGCCCGCTGCAGTACCAGAAGCAGCTGCGGCTGCAGGAAGCGCGGCGGCTGATGCTGGAAGAGAGCCTTGACGCCGGAGATGCCGGCCATCAGGTGGGCTATGAAAGCCAGTCGCAGTTCAGCCGCGAATATGCCCGCCATTTTGGCGAACCACCGATGCGCGATATCGGCCGGGTCCGCCGCTCGCTGCTCGAACGGCTTGCGCCGCAGGCGGAGATGCTGAGCGAGGGTTGA
- a CDS encoding NAD(P)-dependent alcohol dehydrogenase, protein MAIARGYAATDASKPLTPFTFERREPRDDDVVIEIKYCGVCHSDIHQARNEWGNSAFPMVPGHEIVGIVTAVGSKVTKFKVGDRAGVGCFVDSCTTCATRDLDLEHYMPGLVVTYNGVEADGKTPTQGGYSDSIVVKEGYVLSIPENLPLDAAAPLLCAGITLYSPLRHWKAGPGKKVAIVGMGGLGHMGVKLAHAMGADVTVLSQTLSKKEDGLKLGADHYYATNDPETFKALAGTFDLIICTVAAEIDWNAYLNLLKVDGDLVLVGIPENAVPVHAFSLVPARRSISGSMIGSIKETQEMLDFCGEHDIVSEIETIRIQEINEAYQRVVKSDVRYRFVIDMASLQDAA, encoded by the coding sequence ATGGCCATTGCAAGAGGATATGCGGCGACCGATGCGTCGAAGCCGCTGACGCCCTTCACCTTCGAACGCCGCGAACCGCGCGACGACGACGTGGTGATCGAGATCAAATATTGCGGCGTCTGCCACTCCGACATCCACCAGGCCCGCAACGAATGGGGCAACTCGGCGTTCCCGATGGTTCCGGGCCACGAGATCGTCGGCATCGTCACGGCGGTCGGCTCCAAGGTGACCAAGTTCAAGGTCGGCGACCGCGCCGGCGTCGGGTGCTTCGTCGATTCCTGCACCACCTGCGCTACCCGCGATCTGGATCTGGAACACTACATGCCCGGCCTGGTCGTGACCTATAACGGCGTCGAAGCCGACGGCAAGACACCGACGCAGGGCGGCTATTCCGACAGCATCGTCGTCAAGGAAGGCTACGTTCTGTCGATCCCCGAGAACCTGCCGCTCGACGCTGCGGCACCGCTTTTGTGCGCCGGCATCACGCTCTATTCGCCGCTGCGCCACTGGAAGGCCGGTCCCGGCAAGAAGGTCGCGATCGTCGGCATGGGCGGTCTCGGACATATGGGCGTCAAGCTGGCGCATGCCATGGGCGCAGACGTGACCGTTCTCAGCCAGACGCTCTCCAAAAAGGAAGACGGGCTGAAGCTCGGCGCCGATCACTACTATGCCACCAACGACCCCGAGACCTTCAAGGCGCTGGCCGGCACGTTTGACCTGATCATCTGCACGGTTGCCGCCGAGATCGACTGGAACGCCTACCTCAACCTGCTCAAGGTCGATGGCGATCTGGTGCTGGTTGGCATTCCGGAGAACGCCGTGCCGGTGCATGCCTTCTCGCTGGTGCCGGCGCGCCGCAGCATTTCCGGCTCGATGATCGGCTCGATCAAGGAGACCCAGGAAATGCTCGACTTCTGCGGCGAACACGACATCGTCTCGGAAATCGAAACGATCCGCATCCAAGAGATCAACGAAGCCTATCAACGCGTCGTCAAGAGCGACGTGCGTTATCGGTTTGTCATCGACATGGCCTCGCTGCAGGACGCCGCCTAA
- a CDS encoding Lrp/AsnC ligand binding domain-containing protein: MHQIDKIDRRILNILQADGRITNLELADRIGLSPTATSERLRRLLKEGYVSGFGARLDPQKLGFGLLVFIEVMLDKTTPDVFDQFAAAVKQAPAVLECHMVAGGFDYLVKTRFEDMAAYRNFLGQVLWTLPGVKETRTYAVMEEIKNDGPLPLV, from the coding sequence ATGCATCAGATCGACAAGATTGACCGACGAATTCTCAACATCCTCCAGGCGGACGGCCGCATCACCAATCTGGAGCTTGCCGATCGCATCGGCCTGTCGCCGACCGCGACCAGCGAACGCCTGCGCCGGCTGTTGAAGGAGGGATACGTCTCGGGCTTCGGGGCGCGATTGGACCCGCAGAAGCTCGGCTTTGGGCTGCTGGTCTTCATCGAGGTCATGCTCGACAAGACGACGCCCGACGTCTTCGACCAGTTCGCCGCCGCCGTCAAACAGGCGCCGGCCGTGCTCGAATGTCACATGGTGGCAGGCGGCTTCGACTATTTGGTCAAGACGCGGTTCGAGGACATGGCGGCCTACCGCAACTTCCTCGGCCAGGTTCTCTGGACGCTTCCGGGCGTCAAGGAGACCCGCACCTATGCTGTCATGGAAGAGATCAAGAACGACGGGCCGCTGCCGCTGGTGTGA
- a CDS encoding M20 aminoacylase family protein, with amino-acid sequence MPILNRAAELQNEVTEWRRHLHRNPELLFAVENTAAFVEKKLKEFGVDEIVTGLGRTGVVGLIRGNLGAGRTIGLRADMDALPITETSGKDWASETSGKMHACGHDGHTAMLLGAAKYLAETRNFAGQVAVIFQPAEEGGGGGNEMVKDGMMERFAIAEVYGMHNMPGMPVGQFGSRVGPIMASTDEFTITIKGRGGHAAQPHKTIDPIIVGTQIVTALQTIASRTVDPLASVVVSVTKFNAGFAHNVIPQEAVLGGTVRTLMPEVREIGESRIRTIAEGVAQIYGATVQVAYNRNYPVTVNHADETGYALQAAAEIAGAGNVQPSLDPMMGGEDFSYMLLARPGAFIFMGNGDTAGLHHPAYDFNDDAIPHGISYWVKLAETRLAA; translated from the coding sequence ATGCCGATACTCAACCGTGCCGCCGAGCTCCAGAATGAAGTCACCGAATGGCGGCGCCACCTGCACAGGAATCCGGAGCTCCTGTTCGCGGTCGAAAATACGGCAGCCTTCGTCGAAAAGAAACTGAAGGAGTTCGGCGTTGACGAAATCGTGACGGGGCTTGGCCGCACCGGCGTCGTCGGCCTCATCCGCGGCAATCTCGGCGCGGGTCGCACCATCGGCCTGCGCGCCGACATGGACGCGCTGCCGATCACCGAGACGAGCGGCAAGGACTGGGCGTCCGAGACGTCCGGCAAGATGCATGCCTGCGGCCACGACGGCCACACGGCCATGCTTCTCGGCGCGGCGAAGTATCTCGCCGAGACCCGCAACTTCGCCGGCCAGGTCGCGGTGATCTTCCAGCCCGCCGAAGAAGGCGGCGGCGGCGGCAACGAGATGGTCAAGGACGGCATGATGGAGCGCTTCGCCATCGCCGAAGTCTACGGCATGCACAACATGCCGGGCATGCCCGTCGGCCAGTTCGGCAGCCGCGTCGGCCCGATCATGGCTTCGACCGACGAGTTCACCATCACCATCAAGGGCCGTGGCGGCCATGCCGCCCAGCCGCACAAGACGATCGATCCGATCATCGTCGGAACGCAGATCGTGACCGCCTTGCAGACGATTGCGTCGCGCACAGTCGATCCGCTCGCCTCCGTCGTCGTCTCCGTCACCAAGTTCAATGCCGGTTTCGCCCACAACGTCATTCCGCAGGAAGCCGTGCTTGGCGGCACCGTGCGCACCCTCATGCCTGAGGTGCGCGAGATCGGCGAAAGCCGCATCCGCACGATTGCCGAGGGCGTTGCCCAGATCTACGGCGCGACCGTCCAGGTCGCCTACAACCGCAACTATCCGGTGACCGTGAACCATGCCGACGAGACCGGTTATGCCTTGCAGGCGGCAGCCGAGATTGCCGGTGCCGGCAATGTCCAGCCGTCGCTCGATCCGATGATGGGCGGCGAGGACTTCTCCTACATGCTGCTTGCCCGCCCCGGCGCCTTTATCTTCATGGGCAACGGTGACACCGCCGGGCTGCATCACCCCGCCTACGATTTCAACGACGACGCGATCCCGCACGGCATTTCCTACTGGGTGAAGCTCGCGGAAACGCGACTTGCCGCCTGA